A genomic stretch from Setaria viridis chromosome 1, Setaria_viridis_v4.0, whole genome shotgun sequence includes:
- the LOC117841997 gene encoding LOW QUALITY PROTEIN: uncharacterized protein (The sequence of the model RefSeq protein was modified relative to this genomic sequence to represent the inferred CDS: inserted 1 base in 1 codon): MAVLHDCMAARTYPHPPAGRYYLVDSGYAVREGYLGPYRNTRWHILREVPLYSRDQQTKLVIACFALHNYLLDLADASTAENKLTGFIPPGLGNLKHMTSLNLSYNNFQGSIPVKFGNLKQPISLHVSSNKLSGVIPETLGQCQQLTTIQMDQNILTGNIPTTFSNLNSLSTLNISHNNLSGPMPACLNDLELLTKLDLSYNNFEGEIPRNGVFDNASVVSLDGNPRLCGGATDFHVPSCHLDSRSVGLANNLVEILIPIFGFMSLIVLIYIIIYGNKTSRRPYLLLLXFCKRFPKVSYKDLAQATENFSKWNLIGSGSYGSVCKRKIKACRAPPPGRRPMGHGVSCARTGDEHDYFRAAQLGDLDALAALYDRLSALHIAAANGRIEDLSASFGRGCGAGGVRGGGGRARGGSAGGASGGRGRTAAGRGAAAVGRAAPCSSCRSCRRRPCGRTQRRRLRGAAGCRPSSGHSASSQSSTGLPVPQSPSIIRRCCDVFTLM, encoded by the exons ATGGCGGTGTTGCATGACTGTATGGCGGCAAGGACCTACCCCCATCCACCTGCAG GCCGATATTATTTGGTCGACTCGGGCTACGCAGTTCGAGAAGGGTATCTGGGGCCGTATCGAAATACCAG GTGGCACATTCTGCGGGAAGTTCCACTATATTCTCGAGATCAGCAAACGAAGCTTGTTATTGCTTGCTTTGCACTCCATAATTATTTGCTGGACCTTGCCGATGCAAGTACTGCAG AAAATAAATTGACTGGTTTTATACCACCTGGCTTGGGAAACCTTAAACATATGACAAGTTTGAACCTTAGCTACAACAATTTCCAAGGGAGCATACCAGTCAAGTTTGGCAATCTTAAACAACCAATCTCACTACATGTTTCATCAAACAAACTTAGCGGGGTCATTCCTGAAACTTTGGGCCAATGCCAACAGCTAACCACCATTCAAATGGACCAGAATATTCTTACAGGAAACATCCCGACCACCTTCAGTAATCTAAATAGCTTGAGCACGCTTAATATTTCGCATAACAACTTGTCAGGACCCATGCCAGCTTGTCTAAATGATCTTGAGCTTCTCACTAAACTAGATCTATCTTACAACAATTTCGAAGGAGAAATACCAAGAAATGGAGTATTCGACAATGCTTCAGTTGTTTCACTCGATGGCAATCCCAGACTCTGTGGAGGAGCCACTGATTTTCATGTGCCTTCTTGCCATCTTGATTCTAGAAGTGTAGGACTCGCAAACAATCTGGTCGAAATATTGATTCCAATATTTGGCTTCATGTCTCTTATAGTGTTGATATACATTATAATCTATGGGAATAAGACATCAAGAAGACCGTACTTACTGTTGC TTTTTTGTAAGCGGTTCCCTAAAGTTTCCTACAAGGATCTAGCCCAAGCTACAGAAAACTTCTCCAAGTGGA acctaatTGGGAGTGGAAGCTATGGTTCAGTTTGCAAAAGGAAAATTAAAGCCTGCCGTGCGCcgccccccggccgccgccccatgGGGCACGGCGTCAGCTGCGCCCGCACCGGCGACGAGCACGACTACTTCCGCGCGGCGCAGCTCGGGGACCTcgacgccctcgccgcgctctACGACCGCCTCTCCGCGCtccacatcgccgccgccaatgGGCGCATCGAG GATCTCTCTGCTAGCTTTGGGAGGGGCTGCGGAGCTGGCGGggtgaggggcggcggcggcagggcaaggggcggcagcgccggcggggcgagcggggggcgagggaggacggcggcggggcgaggggcggcggcggtggggcgagcAGCACCGTGTAGTTCCTGCcgttcttgccgccgccggccttgcgGCCGAACCCAACGGCGCCGTCTGCGAGGCGCTGCCGGTTGTCGGCCCAGCTCGGGTCACAGCGCCAGCAGTCAGTCGTCCACCGGATTGCCGGTGCCGCAGTCGCCGTCAATCATCCGTCGGTGCTGTGACGTATTCACGCTTATGTAA